The window GACCCAGAAGCTGCGACGGGCAATAGCAATCAGTCACTACCTTCAGACAGTCAAACCACAATAAAAATGGAAAGGTCAAACAGTCCACAGACCGTACGGGAAGAGGAGCAACCCGCAGCAGATTTGCCCACTCTTTCTGCTCAAGCCAATTTTTCGTCCTCTGAAGAAACACAAACAaagcacccaccccccagcAGTGAATACGGCTTTGATCAGGACTCGATTGCTGGCGACTCTACGAAACCAACCACGACCAAGCCTCCAGTAAGCAGGAGGAAAAAGGGAACTgcaaccatcatcaaaccaccaaaaagatCCCGCCCCGGCGGCAATACCAGCATGGGCCCAAAAAAGAAGGCAGGCAAAACCACCAAGAGCGTAGGATCCGGCGCCCCATCACTCAATGGAGATATCGGCAGCGACCTTGCTGGAGGAGCCAGCGAGTCTGACAGCGGGCCGTACTGCCTCTGTCGCGGACCTGATAACCACAGGTTCATGATAGCGTGTGATCGCTGTGAGGACTGGTTTCACGGCGACTGCATCGGCATGGATAAGTGGACTGGCGAGAATCTCGTCCAGAAATACATCTGTCCCAACTGCAGCGATCCCGATCGGGGCTATGTCACCCGCTACAAAAAGATGTGCAGCTACTCAAGCTGCAAGAACGCCGCCCGGGTTGGCGACCCTGAGCGCCCATCCATATTCTGCTCAGACGACCACTGCCAAATGTGGTGGAACGACCTCGTCTGCATCATTCCCAAAGCCTCAAGATCCAAATCCAGCAAACCTACCAGCATCCTAGACGACCTCACAAGAGAAGACTTCATATCCCTCCTCGACTCGCCTGTCATGGCTTCATACTACCAACAAGCACAACAACAGACCTCCTCCACTCTCTCCATCATTCCCGGCCAAgcaaacctctccctcccccccgactTCTggaccaaccccccacccaacctcctcaccccagaACAAGAAgacttcctctccacctccctcgcgaAACGACAAGAGTTAGGCGAGGAGATGCTCCTCTACAAGAAAATGCTTGAGCTCATCAACATCGCCATCGAGCGCAGAGACACCGCCATCTCGTCCCCTTCCACACCCTACAACAAAGACGTCTGTGGTTACGACGTTCGCCTAGATCACATTGGGACGCCGCACCAATTTTCCCTCTTTCTCCAGACTGACTCGGCGGCTAAAATCTTCAAGAGTGGCAAGTTGGAGGAtatggacgaggaggaacaggCAAAGTGGCTCAAGGGGGAGGATGCGACGAGCGGGAATTACAAGGGGGGTATGTGCACGAGGAAGAAGTGCCCTCCGCATAGACAGTGGAGGGATATACTGGTGAAATCCGTCAAGTATGATGTCAGGGAGCTAACGAGGAAAgcgaaggagaggttggatggggagcagagggtgagggatgcggcggcggggaggtggtttaGGAAGGGGATGTTTGAGGGGGATAAGGTGGAGGTTATTGGGGGGGCtattggggaggtggttggtgggcaGGTGgatggggcgggggaggatgtgaagATGGAGGGATAGAGCGGCTTGGGTTGGGATGTTGGGATTAAAAAATGGATAAAGGAATGGCATGGTTGGAAACATTTTTAGTTTGGTTGGTAGCGGGTTTTGATAGCAGCTTTAATTTTCAGCTTTGTTCTTGCGATCTTGGTGGACCTGTGAACTGTGATTTCCCATATCTCTAGTCCGAGGTTTTGGATATGCTTGAATTAACAAGTAGTATTGGGCTACCAAAGCAGCCATCTTGAGGCTGTAAGGCCGAGCGATAATTATCTAGACAATGTTCTTTAGACCTATCTACCATGTTTCAACTTGGAGTATATCGATACATGATTCTGCACATATTCAGAAACACACTTGGCGATTCCTTTTCTCAGTACTTTTTGATGCCCTTGGCTTTCCGGCCACTTCCCTTGCACTCTTGCCACACCATCTGCTTCGTCATGCCTCGTCCTGCCCCTTTTTCCGCCTCAAGAAGCTATTCATTgaacaacccctcctccgaacCATCGCAGTACGTAAGGAAATAATATTCTTCGTGGCAAAGTAAAACTTGCAGCCAGGTCGCGGGGCAAAGTTCATCCCTTAACTCAGAGCGCAACCCGAACCCTCTGAAGAATTGCTCCCtgcccaaaccccaacccctgcttttttttccctcccaAGTTCCAAAGCAACCCTGCCTCTGCCAAGTTTTAAAACTCCAAAAACCCTTTGAAGAAACGACTGTTGCCCTCTCCCTTGTATACCCAAAACTCAAAATCGTCTGAAGAAAATTGTTTGATCCAACACCTTTCCCAactttccctttcccaacTCCCATTGACAATATCCCGATCCCCCTACTGATCCCCAAACACATAACCCTTTCCCTTCATAACCCTGGAGGCCCCCCTATACTGTCTCCTCCCTAAAGTCTCGCAGCAGCTGAACGGAGCATTCAGCTTCCCCACAAACAAAACCATAACCCGCATTGGTCTAATTCCGATCGGTTCCGCCCCTCCGATCGATGATCCTCTTGCAAGTGCCAGTAtccacacccctcccccatcagccCCTCACTCAGCATTCCATCCCTTgaatcaccacccctcctcactCATAACCACAATCCTTCCCTCCGATGCCGTGAGGTATGAACATACATACCGACGCGCCTCTCCTCTCACGTGTGTTACACAAGAATAGAAAAGTGAGAGAGAACGGACAATACCATCCCACGTGGCAACGAACAATCCTTACGGGTTTTGACACGcaccacaaacaaaaacagttTTCCCGTTTAGGTAAAATGTACACAACAGTCTGTAATAGAAAAACAGCTCCACTCTTGCAGGAAAAGGTGGCAAGTAATAATGAATGACACACACTGAGAGAATTGACACACTGAGAGAATTGACACACTGAGAGAATTGACACACTGAGGTAAGAAACAAAATCGCCCCACTTCAAACAATCCATTTTAAACAccaagaaggggagggtgggaaaTATCTATACGAAATGAACGAAAGTCTGAAATAGAGCAAAATTTTTGTTACATATAAGAAAATCCTGAAATGAGTGTAATTTTTgttgaaaaaagaaaaaaaccacaGGAGaatgtgttgtgtgtgtaaaAGTGTACATATATatgtgtgtctgtgtgtgtcGTATTCATCGTAAACTTTTTGTTTGTGTCATAAACCAGCCATTAGCAACCCACCCAATCCCATATGCCATCTAGAGCCTTCGAGTAGTGAGATCAAGCAgaccccctcttcccactcaagagcctcccccagctcatcatctccccgctcttctgcctcctcatccacggCTTCCCTAGCTTCTCGTGATGATGCAGAGACTCAACAGTACTCCCTACTGTCccggccctcctcctccccgtaGGGGCCGTTGCttgaggtgatgatgttgattCAGGCTCTGGAGTGCAAGTCAAAGGCGCACTCTCACTCGcactcctccccttcctgctGTGTGGgacaaaccccctcatcaacctcttgGCAAAactcctctttttcttccttctcccggAGTCGGCACCTGTTGGGTCGATGTCCGAGTCTGAATCCGAGTCGTCCTCGTCAGAGTCGGAGTCGATTTCAAAGACAGAAAtatttggtggtggaggcggagctTGTCTTAACAGATCGGTgggtttgggaagggggggtaaAGGACGGGTGTGCAAGTCCGAGAAGAATTTCTGATTCGAGGCCGAAGTGCTGGGTGGGTGTAGCAGgcttggggtgggaggaatgTCGTCCGTTGGAGATCGAGAATGTGACTTTACCAAGTCCGCCAAGGTGGGTGATGAGCGAGTGGAAAACTTGGACAGTGAGAGTTTGCGAAGGTTAGCAATAGAAGGACGTTTGCTGATAGACTGCCTCCAGTTAGGAGGATCAGGAAGAGATTTGTCCAGAGGAGAtatcggtggtgatgcttcAAAGGTGGATGGCGGTGCTGGCATTTGATAGAGCAATGGGATCGAGGCTGTTGAGCTGGCTGCTGTGGAAGCGTACTGTGCCAGAGTCGGGGTCGTTGCGTTCGACGAGCCAGGCCGGCTGATCGGTGGCGAAATCTGAACATTGGATGAATGCATTctggtgtcgatgctgggCCGCCGGCTATTTGGTAGAGACGAGCAAGGCGATGCCGTACCCGAACCAGGCTGTCGTGGAAGAGACGAAACGTGCAACGGAGAAACCGGAGGTCGTCGTTGAGGTGCTGCAAGAGGGAAAAGTGAATAAGACGGTCTCGATGACACAGATTTTGCGGTAGGAGGCCGTGGTTGTTCCACGTAGGGTTCAACAATGGGCCAAGGAAAAGCCTCGTTCTGGCTGTCGGAGCTAGATGCTCGGCCGCGCGTACTTGGTCGATCTTCTTGAATCTTCACGGAGCACTGGGCATATCCTTGTCGCCTCGATCTGTCAGTGGGACTGATAGAACGGCAGTGCTCCGATCTATCCCGGCCGCGCCGTCCGAAATACCATAAGGGATCCCACAACCCGGGTCGAGTTCCTGGAATCCCATCCTGGTAGTCGTCGTCCGCCGAGACGACCGAGTCGTGATCTTCTATCATTCCTGGAACAGAACCATCAGATCCAAGGGAATCCCGACCTTCCAGAGGAGCATCGTGGGGGCAGATGTTGACAGAATCTGTGCGGGGCCGGGAGTAGTTCGCTGTCATCTGGGGCTCTGGAGCAGTGTGTAAAACAGCGGCAAGCTCGGTGGTGTCCGCATGACAGTCCATCTTGGGCCGTCGTGCCACACGTGTGGAAAGTGATCTGAGGGTGTGCCGAGCAGAATTTGTAAGGGAGCGTGATACTTTTAGAAACGGCTTGCGAAGGAGGCAAAACTTCGAGTTGGGGATAGCCTTGTAATCGAAGGAGTGGAGAAGGGGGCCAGCCATATATGGCAGGAATGAGCCAGAGATTCGGACTCAGCCTTGGTGAGCGCAGCCTCTGGGACGCCACACTCCCCGGAAAGAGCCCTAACATAAACAAAAGTgagggaggaaaagagggTGTGGTGACAAGGAATGAAGGGGTGAGGTCAACACAGCAATGCGGAGGTAAGGTATGATATAGGGGATATGGACCCTTACTGCTTGGGCCCGAGCGGAATGCAACAGGCTCGCGTCCTCCGCTTAGTCGGCTGCCATCAGATGACGTATCGGGCTccggagagagagacaggaggaaaaaggaaagcAAGCAACGGCCCGCCAGGAAACACCACAAAACTTTGTGATGAAAGTTGCCGAGCCGAGGCTGATACACCGAGAAGATGGTTTCTTCTCGTCCGATTTGTTCGTCAGGATGAAGCCCTCACAAACGGATGGCTGGAGATATCACCTGTCCGGGTGATGTTTGTGTATGTGGACATGTCTTGTCCCAGCTGGACTCCATCAAACCACCAACGGAGAACTGTCTCGACGTATCCAGCAATTCCTGCCCCCGCTTCTACAGAGTCAGCATAAGAGACTGTAAAAACTTGGAAAGGCAgagtgccagtgccagtgtCACGACTGGCCGAAGGACCGAGACATGGTGGCCAACCCGCGCATTGCCTCACTACGAAGCGGGTCGGATATGTGATCAGTCATTGCGCAAGCAGAGCCTAGCCCagctgccgttgccgttgacaTGCCGCAAAAGGTAAATACGCCTCGACTGCGAGACAGCTGTCGCCAATCGAAGCAGCATCGATAGGCCGCAGGCAAGTTTGGGACTGCCGTGGCCGTGGGCGGATGTCATCTTCGCGGAGGGATGGGGCCATGGTCCGTTTGCTGTTTGAGCGCGAACAACTCCTCTGTCAGAAATCATGAAAAATGTTAACTGCGGGGGACGGAAGACAGTGAGAAAAGGGAGACGGAAGACAGTGAGAAAAGGGAGACGGTCAGAAGCAAAGAAGAGCTGACAACTGTTGCTTCCACTTGTTCCatcttgttgagggaggcTGTCGTCGCCCGTTTGGAAAGGGAGCAACCTGAAGTTGGAAGAAGCAATCATCCCCAGTTTGGACTCCACCTTTTCGCTCTCAACATCCAATCATTCCTTTTTTGCAGCTGCAACTTATATGTAAGCCTTGTGGGGTTTGCTTTCTTGGCCCGGGGTCGACTGCCGGGTAGCGGGTCCTATGCGCATCCACATCAACGTTGCCTCGGTCTAGGCGTCCAACCTCATTCATGGGAGACGATCCATCACCGCCTTCGACTGTCTGTGATAGTGGTGCGTTTGGAATCAAACAGAAAAAGAgtttttccccctcccgtAACCATGCTCTTCCGACACGCTTGCGTCTCATGAAAACCTCCGATTTCGTTTCAACAAAAGCAAACCAGAGACATGCAGCTCTACTCTCTAGCCAACGGCGACAACGCATTGTTGTGGACAAAATAATAGAAGCCGCTAGTTGAGAAACGGGTGCTGAAATATACTTATCATTGCCTTAAAGATAGGTAATGGGACTTGACTCAGGGTAAATAAACCCCCAAGATAATTCGCGAGGTTTCCAATGCGATTAGTCGGCATATTCGGCTTCTATGAAGTCTTGATTCTGTACCACAACCTTTATCATTCTGTCCACAATGTGACCGCCCACAAGGGGCGCAGcaaacaaaaagcaaaaattGTCAAAAAACCTACCCGATCTCCAGTCGTGACATTGGAAAAGGGTGCATGTTGCATGCGTAAATCCCCAGATATGGCAACATAAATGCAGGGCTGACACCTTGATGCAGGGAGAAAGGCCCCAAGATCgcaaagggaaaaaaaaaaaaaaaaaaaaaaaaaaggaaaaatgaCCCAAGAGGAAGGAAAATGTGGCCAGCATGATGTGGCCTGCCCCGTCTGTGGCAAGTGTGTCTGAAAATCCCATCCCAAAATCCAAAAAATGCCATGCTAGAACCCTGAGCTGATCTGTGATACAATCCAGATCTTCCAACGCCAACATCCCATTTGCCCAAACCTAACCGCCATCAAACGCCATGGCTGTCCGCTCATGAAGCCTCCCAGTGAAAACACCCAAATTTCACCCTCATTTCAGAGGATATTGTGTTATGTGTAATCGGTGCGCCCCTCATCTGCTCGGTTCTGTCTTTTGAATGATCAGGAaatcctcgtcgtcctgcTCGGCAAGCGGTTCAGCGCTTGTGTTTGTCCATCGGATAATGCCGTGATagtcgtcctcctcatctcgtTCCACCACTGCCGCATTCTGTCTCTGCCAGTCCGCGAGTCCCCTGTGTCTTGTGTTTCTTTCCCGGTCCCCCGGGGCGGTAGGTGGAGAAGCAGATCCCCTGATGTAGCTGGGCGTGTGCGGCAGTCGTGGAAGCCACAATGTTTTCGCACGGAGAGCAGGCGATGTTATTTGCTGGCCCACGCTGGCACGGACCTGAACCTCAATGTCCGGATAGAGATAGGGCCGATTGATCCCCATCGACTCGAACACATCCGGGAACCACACACGCGCGAGCGGCCACAGCGCTGGTATTGTTGCTGTAACAATTGCCAGGTTCACCTCGATGGTATTGGTCGTGTAGCCAATCGTGTAATGGCCATCGGCCGGTCTAAGATACCAGACGCGAATGACAGAGTAGAGACGTACGATGCTGATGCATGTGACACTGCAAACTGACATTAGCATCATTTCAAATGTCTGGGAGAGCGGTTTCTATCTTACGCGGCTCCCAAAGCAAAGACGGTGAGGAGTGCCGCACGTATCCTCCATCCGAGCCTCAGGTCCTTGAAGGCAACGAACGGAACCAGGAGCGTCAAGATATCGGTGACGATGTTTGTTGAGGCTAGCGCTACTGCAAATAGGCCCGAGTTGAAGCACTTTCCTGACCCAGCCGGCTTCGTCCACACATATTCCACAGGGGTGCAGTTGAAGATCGTCGCTGGGAGGAAGGCGCACACCTGTAGGATGTTGAACAGGATCAGAGCTCGACATGAGATGTGCACGAAGTGTTTGGTCCCGCCCAGCCTGAGGAGAAACAACAACGCGGATATCTTGACCAAAGCAAGCAGAGGGCTGTAAAAAACGCGGTTGAGATAAGCAAAGAACAGACCCTGATTGgcaggatgaggggggatgtCGATGTCGTGAATGCCCCAATAGCCGGCTCGCATGTCTGGGTTCATCTATCAGGTGCCTGCCCGGACATTTCAAAAGACATGGCGGACTTACAGAGGGCTGCAAAAACACCCTGCGGAATTGCGAAGCCCTGCGTGAAATGCTTAGCATAGAGCTTCAACATAGACGCGGTAAATGTTATCGCTCACGGTGGCAACAAATATCAAATAGTCGTCTGCAAACACAATTAGTCGTGGACTGGCCATTTCAAGATGAGTGAACACTCACCAAGTCCCAAACCTTGACAGAGACGCCGACTCCATACTCGTAAAACACAGGCCGTGATCGAAAGAAGCGGGAAGAATCCTAGGAGGAAGAGACCAAGAGTTTGTAGTCCGCTATAGGGGTAGGGGCCCACTGGACTGACGGAATAACTCGTTGCTATTGTTGACTCGTTGGACTGTGACATACCTATCGAGTCGGTTATTCAGTCTTTACCAATACGAGGGTTGGCGAAAGTGCCATAGGGCAAATCGAAAGCATCACATCAATAGAAGTCGCGTGTGGGATATCTGGTTGCTTGTGTTTTTAGAAAAATGCGGTGACCTGAAGAAGTACGAGCAGGCAGAACCCATTGAAGGCCAGATGCCGGTCTCCCATGCCGTTTGCATTGCTCAAGGAGCCGGTGAGAATGGCTTGCTTGATCACCCCAACCCAAGGGGTGCCAATGCTATGGTGCTGGGTATAAGTGGTAGACAACGCCACACTGGCGCAGTCACACCACACCGGCGAAAACACTCGATGAAACAGGACAAATTGATGAAGTCAGGTAGATGTCCGGCTCCAAGGAGAGACCTGCACTGTACCTGGTTCCTTGAGTTAACCAACTTTGGCACTCGTATTCCCATCATGTTaccctctccaacatgaGTATCGAACTTTTGGTCAGGTATCCAAGGAGATTGTTTGTGTTAGGAGTAAGACCTTCGAGTTCGCCGACCATATCCCAATGGCTGCATGACATACCCGTGACCCAATCCTTCCCGGTAAAGCGTGTGATCCTTCGAGGATGGACAGACCCCTTTGCGGAAGTGAGAACCCTGGAATTTGAACCTGCTTGGGCGAAAGCATTTCTCCGATCCTTGTGATAGTCTCGCCCTCTGCGGCTAGTGCCGAGAAAGTGAAGTTGTCTTAGACACCTCTTCGGCAACAACTTTCGGCAACACTTTCATCCGTTTGGGCTTGCATTGAATGGCGCGGCAATATGAACCCTTCTTGCCAGATACCTAAGGTATACTTGCTCGAGAGGTAAAATCGGATCAGGGCTGTCGACGATGGAAGAAAAAGCGATAACTAAGTGATAAAACCCCGAACATGATAGATTGTTGAAAATGTTGAAAAGAGAAGGCTTTTCAGTCAGACTTGTATCTCACAAGGCAACATTTTTCTGAGCCTGCGGTCCATTACATCGTGCTTCCCGGAGCCGGAGTGCATGAGCTGTGGCGTTAGGGTCAGTTCGACTGTGGCTGTTCATGGGAACTTGACAATCCGGAGAACACGGAGGAAAGGCTTCGAGGCACTCTCGTCACAGGGAGGTATCATGTCGCGCATCGACTCCACCATAATGAGTGAAAGTAAACTTGCAAGTGAGATACCTATAGCCGATGTTAGAAATGATTCGCAAACATAGAGTGATTTGCTTGGAAAGATGATAACCTAGACTTGCCCTTTTCAATAACATGGTACAAATATTTTTGGTGTCTAATCAAAGAGACATGTGTAACTTTTTGCGAATAGCTTCAGTGTTGACCAAATCGAGATGTTTGTCATCAACGGTCAGGCTCCATCATCGAAAGTTTAGGCATTCGATTTCATCTGAAACCGTGACATGCCGGGGGTTTTCAACATGTCGCTGACGATCATCGCCCGAAAGCCGGTGTTTCGGACAAAACCCTACAAAGTAGTTGCTCTAAATCTCAGTCCCGGTGAGATCCAACGGCCGCGGAGGGGTTTATTGCACTACCGCGTACAGCGTTTACTAAAAAGACCGTTGCAGTTGGGGAGAATTTTACACGGGAGCAACTCATCGCGTGAGCTTATTTTTCTCAAAAGTCGTCGACAGAGCCGAATTGGCggccccaccatcaccccttTCATCTGCCATCTCCCGGGGCCGAGCCGTCCTTCCGGGCCTCCACACAGCGGGATGCCCCGGTGGCCAGCTCTCGGCAATAAAAGGGGAAATCGGCGGTCAGCGTATTCTTGTTGGATTGAGCAAACTTTCCATGATGGAAACAAACGAGATGGG is drawn from Podospora pseudocomata strain CBS 415.72m chromosome 1 map unlocalized CBS415.72m_1, whole genome shotgun sequence and contains these coding sequences:
- the SPP1 gene encoding COMPASS (complex proteins associated with Set1p) component (EggNog:ENOG503P16E; COG:S) translates to MAFSTSFFTLDPEAATGNSNQSLPSDSQTTIKMERSNSPQTVREEEQPAADLPTLSAQANFSSSEETQTKHPPPSSEYGFDQDSIAGDSTKPTTTKPPVSRRKKGTATIIKPPKRSRPGGNTSMGPKKKAGKTTKSVGSGAPSLNGDIGSDLAGGASESDSGPYCLCRGPDNHRFMIACDRCEDWFHGDCIGMDKWTGENLVQKYICPNCSDPDRGYVTRYKKMCSYSSCKNAARVGDPERPSIFCSDDHCQMWWNDLVCIIPKASRSKSSKPTSILDDLTREDFISLLDSPVMASYYQQAQQQTSSTLSIIPGQANLSLPPDFWTNPPPNLLTPEQEDFLSTSLAKRQELGEEMLLYKKMLELINIAIERRDTAISSPSTPYNKDVCGYDVRLDHIGTPHQFSLFLQTDSAAKIFKSGKLEDMDEEEQAKWLKGEDATSGNYKGGMCTRKKCPPHRQWRDILVKSVKYDVRELTRKAKERLDGEQRVRDAAAGRWFRKGMFEGDKVEVIGGAIGEVVGGQVDGAGEDVKMEG
- a CDS encoding uncharacterized protein (EggNog:ENOG503PHXP), whose product is MAGPLLHSFDYKAIPNSKFCLLRKPFLKVSRSLTNSARHTLRSLSTRVARRPKMDCHADTTELAAVLHTAPEPQMTANYSRPRTDSVNICPHDAPLEGRDSLGSDGSVPGMIEDHDSVVSADDDYQDGIPGTRPGLWDPLWYFGRRGRDRSEHCRSISPTDRSRRQGYAQCSVKIQEDRPSTRGRASSSDSQNEAFPWPIVEPYVEQPRPPTAKSVSSRPSYSLFPLAAPQRRPPVSPLHVSSLPRQPGSGTASPCSSLPNSRRPSIDTRMHSSNVQISPPISRPGSSNATTPTLAQYASTAASSTASIPLLYQMPAPPSTFEASPPISPLDKSLPDPPNWRQSISKRPSIANLRKLSLSKFSTRSSPTLADLVKSHSRSPTDDIPPTPSLLHPPSTSASNQKFFSDLHTRPLPPLPKPTDLLRQAPPPPPNISVFEIDSDSDEDDSDSDSDIDPTGADSGRRKKKRSFAKRLMRGFVPHSRKGRSASESAPLTCTPEPESTSSPQATAPTGRRRAGTVGSTVESLHHHEKLGKPWMRRQKSGEMMSWGRLLSGKRGSA
- a CDS encoding uncharacterized protein (EggNog:ENOG503PRM2), which encodes MRAGYWGIHDIDIPPHPANQGLFFAYLNRVFYSPLLALVKISALLFLLRLGGTKHFVHISCRALILFNILQVCAFLPATIFNCTPVEYVWTKPAGSGKCFNSGLFAVALASTNIVTDILTLLVPFVAFKDLRLGWRIRAALLTVFALGAAVTCISIVRLYSVIRVWYLRPADGHYTIGYTTNTIEVNLAIVTATIPALWPLARVWFPDVFESMGINRPYLYPDIEVQVRASVGQQITSPALRAKTLWLPRLPHTPSYIRGSASPPTAPGDRERNTRHRGLADWQRQNAAVVERDEEDDYHGIIRWTNTSAEPLAEQDDEDFLIIQKTEPSR